The following proteins come from a genomic window of Geminicoccaceae bacterium SCSIO 64248:
- the dapF gene encoding diaminopimelate epimerase produces MSALAFRKMHGLGNDFVILDGRDRPLGLDTGRIVRIADRHRGVGCDQLIVLDLSPNADVFMRIFNPDGSEAGACGNAARCVAALVARERGFGDLVIETIAGLLPARVQPDGVASVEMGVPRLDWHQIPLSEERDTLHLGIEAGPLADPVGVGMGNPHAVFFVPDVAAIDIAGLGPQLERHPLFPDRANIGVAQVLAPDALRLRVWERGAGLTLACGSGACAALVAAVRRGLVAESAELHLDGGRLTVSWPGDGRPVRMTGPYAHSFEGRIDPALFAGMPE; encoded by the coding sequence ATGAGCGCGCTCGCCTTTCGCAAGATGCACGGCCTTGGCAACGACTTCGTCATCCTCGACGGTCGTGACCGTCCGCTCGGCCTGGACACGGGGCGGATCGTCCGCATCGCCGACCGTCATCGCGGCGTCGGCTGCGACCAGCTCATCGTGCTCGATCTCTCGCCCAACGCCGATGTCTTCATGAGGATCTTCAATCCCGACGGCAGCGAGGCGGGCGCATGCGGCAACGCGGCGCGCTGCGTCGCGGCCCTGGTCGCGCGCGAGAGGGGCTTCGGCGACCTTGTCATCGAGACGATCGCCGGCCTTCTGCCTGCCCGCGTGCAGCCCGACGGCGTGGCGTCGGTCGAGATGGGCGTGCCACGGCTGGACTGGCATCAGATTCCGCTGTCCGAGGAGCGCGACACGCTGCATCTCGGCATCGAGGCCGGACCGCTCGCCGATCCCGTCGGCGTCGGCATGGGCAACCCGCACGCGGTCTTCTTCGTGCCCGACGTCGCGGCGATCGACATCGCCGGCCTGGGCCCGCAACTCGAGCGCCACCCGCTCTTCCCCGACCGGGCCAATATCGGCGTCGCCCAGGTTCTCGCGCCGGACGCGCTGCGCTTGCGGGTCTGGGAGCGGGGCGCCGGCCTGACGCTGGCCTGCGGCAGCGGCGCCTGCGCCGCCCTGGTGGCGGCCGTGCGCCGGGGCCTTGTCGCCGAGAGCGCCGAACTCCATCTGGACGGCGGCCGGTTGACCGTCAGCTGGCCGGGCGACGGCCGGCCGGTGCGCATGACCGGTCCCTACGCCCACAGTTTCGAAGGCCGGATCGACCCGGCCCTGTTCGCCGGTATGCCGGAATGA
- the rpsP gene encoding 30S ribosomal protein S16, with translation MAVKLRLARAGAKKRPFYRIVAANGRDARDGRFLEKLGTYDPQLASDNPTRVTLNEERVRHWLASGAQPTDRVARFLDKAGILPGATRQRGTGKKAAEIAAKKAEAEAAA, from the coding sequence ATGGCAGTCAAGCTCCGCCTCGCCCGCGCCGGGGCCAAGAAGCGCCCCTTCTACCGCATCGTCGCCGCCAACGGACGCGACGCGCGCGACGGCCGCTTTCTCGAGAAGCTCGGCACCTACGACCCGCAGCTGGCGAGCGACAACCCGACCCGCGTGACCCTCAACGAGGAGCGCGTCCGCCACTGGCTCGCCAGCGGCGCGCAGCCGACCGACCGTGTCGCCCGTTTCCTCGACAAGGCCGGCATCCTGCCGGGCGCGACGCGTCAGCGCGGCACCGGCAAGAAGGCCGCCGAGATCGCGGCCAAGAAGGCCGAGGCCGAAGCGGCGGCCTGA
- a CDS encoding sodium:alanine symporter family protein: MNTIIDFMNEIFWGYVLIYGLIAVGVFFTWRLGFVQIRHFPEMFRAVMGSRAGDHAGISPFQALCTSLASRVGTGNLAGVAVALYLGGPGAIFWMWVVASVGMATAYAESTLAQVYKIRDENGQYRGGPAFYISKGLKAPWAGAVFSVCLIIAFGLVFNAVQANSIADAMEGAFGFPKIAVGIALAALSAIVIFGGIRAIARWAEIIVPFMAVAYLLVAIYVVIANITLVPGVIATIIASAFGFDQAVGGIAGAMLNGVKRGLFSNEAGMGSAPNIAAVATPDPHHPSSQGFVQSLGVFIDTLLICSATAIMILLSGVMTPGSELTGTPLTQEAMVVHIGEAGRYFIAVAILFFAFTSIIGNYAYAENAMVFLGAGGKPGLTTLRVALLLMVVWGAYESVATVFNAADAAMGLMATINLIAIVLLSGTVVKLTNDYVAQRKTGRPVFHAADYPELASEIDLEIWSREAEPAKVA, from the coding sequence ATGAACACCATCATCGATTTCATGAATGAAATCTTCTGGGGTTACGTGCTGATCTACGGCCTGATCGCGGTCGGCGTCTTCTTCACGTGGCGGCTGGGCTTCGTCCAGATCCGCCACTTTCCCGAGATGTTCCGGGCGGTCATGGGCTCGCGCGCCGGCGACCATGCCGGCATCAGCCCCTTCCAGGCGCTCTGCACCAGCCTCGCCTCTCGCGTCGGCACCGGCAACCTCGCCGGCGTCGCGGTCGCGCTCTATCTCGGCGGACCGGGCGCGATCTTCTGGATGTGGGTCGTCGCCTCGGTCGGCATGGCCACCGCCTACGCCGAGAGCACGCTCGCCCAGGTCTACAAGATCCGCGACGAGAACGGGCAGTATCGCGGCGGGCCGGCCTTCTACATCTCCAAGGGGCTGAAGGCGCCCTGGGCCGGCGCGGTCTTCTCCGTGTGCCTGATCATCGCGTTCGGCCTCGTCTTCAACGCCGTCCAGGCCAATTCGATCGCCGACGCCATGGAAGGCGCGTTCGGCTTTCCCAAGATCGCCGTCGGCATCGCGCTCGCCGCCCTGTCGGCCATCGTCATCTTCGGCGGCATCCGCGCGATCGCGCGCTGGGCCGAGATCATCGTGCCCTTCATGGCGGTCGCCTATCTCCTGGTCGCCATCTATGTCGTGATCGCCAACATCACCCTGGTCCCGGGCGTGATCGCGACGATCATCGCCAGCGCCTTCGGCTTCGACCAGGCGGTGGGCGGCATCGCGGGCGCCATGCTGAACGGGGTCAAGCGCGGCCTGTTCTCGAACGAGGCCGGCATGGGCTCGGCGCCGAACATCGCGGCGGTCGCCACGCCCGACCCGCACCATCCCTCGTCCCAAGGCTTCGTGCAGTCGCTGGGCGTGTTCATCGACACGCTGCTGATCTGCTCGGCCACCGCGATCATGATCCTGCTCTCGGGCGTCATGACCCCGGGCTCGGAGCTGACGGGCACGCCCCTGACGCAGGAAGCCATGGTCGTGCATATCGGCGAGGCCGGGCGCTACTTCATCGCGGTCGCGATCCTGTTCTTCGCCTTCACCTCGATCATCGGCAACTACGCCTATGCCGAAAACGCGATGGTGTTCCTGGGCGCGGGCGGCAAGCCCGGCCTGACCACGCTGCGGGTCGCCCTCCTGCTCATGGTCGTCTGGGGCGCCTATGAAAGCGTGGCGACCGTGTTCAACGCGGCCGACGCCGCCATGGGCCTGATGGCGACCATCAACCTGATCGCGATCGTCCTGCTCTCCGGCACGGTGGTGAAGCTCACCAACGACTACGTCGCGCAGCGCAAAACCGGCCGCCCGGTGTTCCACGCCGCCGACTATCCCGAATTGGCGTCCGAAATCGATCTCGAGATCTGGTCGCGCGAAGCCGAGCCGGCCAAGGTGGCCTGA
- the rimM gene encoding ribosome maturation factor RimM (Essential for efficient processing of 16S rRNA): MPAEATREPLVCVAAVVGVHGLRGALKLRCFTAEPENVAAYGPVHDEDGNPLFALRVVRPIDKGVLVKAEGVTNRTVAEAYRGKEFFVPRSALPAPEEDEFYHEDLVGLAVRDAAGAEIGRVRALFDFGGGDIIEVALDDGRSLSLPFTREAVPVIDVAAGHVVIEPPAELTGAPR; encoded by the coding sequence ATGCCAGCCGAAGCCACCAGGGAACCGCTCGTCTGTGTCGCCGCCGTCGTCGGCGTGCACGGGCTGCGTGGTGCGCTGAAGCTGCGCTGCTTCACGGCCGAGCCTGAGAACGTCGCCGCCTACGGCCCGGTGCACGACGAGGACGGCAATCCCCTCTTCGCGCTTCGCGTCGTCCGCCCGATCGACAAGGGCGTGCTGGTCAAGGCGGAAGGCGTCACCAACCGGACGGTCGCCGAGGCCTATCGCGGCAAGGAGTTCTTCGTCCCGCGCAGCGCCCTGCCGGCGCCCGAAGAGGACGAGTTCTACCACGAGGATCTGGTCGGCCTTGCCGTGCGCGACGCGGCCGGGGCCGAGATCGGCCGGGTGCGCGCCCTGTTCGATTTCGGCGGCGGCGACATCATCGAGGTCGCGCTGGACGACGGCCGGAGCCTCAGCCTGCCGTTCACGCGCGAGGCCGTTCCGGTGATCGACGTCGCCGCCGGCCATGTCGTGATCGAGCCGCCGGCCGAGCTGACGGGAGCGCCGCGATGA
- the mtaB gene encoding tRNA (N(6)-L-threonylcarbamoyladenosine(37)-C(2))-methylthiotransferase MtaB encodes MTTSDIITFGCRLNTFESEVMRRHMQDAGGMEDVVVVHTCAVTAEAERQARQTIRRTKRERPDARIVVTGCAAQLKPDAFAAMPEVTRVVGNEEKLKAGTWQGLFRPDAAPVVVEDIMTVRDTASHLVEGFDGRSRAFVQVQAGCDHRCTFCIIPFGRGNNRSVPIGEIVSQTRLLVRKGYREVVLTGVDITSFGKDLPGRPTLGQLCRRLLALVPDLPRLRLSSLDPAAVDDDLKALIASEPRLMPHVHLSVQAGDTMVLKRMKRRHVRDDVLVLCDELRRLRGDIVFGADLIAGFPTETDAMFQNTLDLVSEAGLTFLHVFPYSAREGTPASRMPQVAKPVRKGRAARLREAGDRALAGFLAGEVGRTRQVLIEAGGRGHTEHFAPVRLAGGEGQPGTVRPVVGRRVEDGCLVGDLVS; translated from the coding sequence ATGACCACGTCTGACATCATCACCTTCGGCTGCCGGCTGAACACCTTCGAATCCGAGGTCATGCGCCGGCACATGCAGGACGCGGGCGGCATGGAGGACGTCGTCGTCGTCCACACCTGCGCGGTGACGGCCGAGGCGGAGCGCCAGGCGCGCCAGACCATCCGCAGGACCAAGCGGGAGCGCCCCGATGCCCGCATCGTCGTGACGGGCTGTGCGGCCCAGCTCAAGCCGGACGCGTTCGCGGCCATGCCGGAAGTCACGCGTGTCGTCGGCAACGAAGAGAAGCTGAAGGCGGGAACCTGGCAAGGCCTCTTCCGGCCGGACGCGGCGCCCGTCGTGGTCGAGGACATCATGACCGTGCGCGACACGGCCTCGCATCTGGTCGAGGGCTTCGACGGCCGTTCGCGCGCCTTCGTCCAGGTCCAGGCCGGCTGCGACCATCGCTGCACCTTCTGCATCATTCCGTTCGGACGCGGCAACAACCGCAGCGTGCCGATCGGCGAGATCGTCAGCCAGACCCGGCTGCTCGTGCGGAAGGGCTACCGCGAGGTCGTCCTGACCGGGGTCGACATCACCTCGTTCGGCAAGGACCTGCCGGGCCGGCCGACGCTCGGCCAGCTCTGCCGCCGCCTGCTGGCGCTCGTGCCCGACCTGCCGCGCCTGCGCCTGAGCTCGCTCGATCCCGCCGCGGTCGACGACGACCTCAAGGCGCTGATCGCGAGCGAGCCGCGGCTGATGCCGCATGTCCATCTGAGCGTTCAGGCCGGCGACACGATGGTGCTCAAGCGGATGAAGCGGCGTCACGTCCGTGACGACGTGCTTGTGCTCTGCGACGAGCTGCGCCGGCTGCGCGGCGACATCGTGTTCGGCGCCGACCTGATCGCGGGCTTTCCGACCGAGACCGACGCCATGTTCCAGAACACGCTCGATCTTGTGAGCGAGGCGGGGCTCACCTTCCTGCACGTCTTCCCCTACTCGGCACGCGAGGGCACGCCGGCATCGCGCATGCCCCAGGTGGCGAAGCCCGTGCGCAAGGGGCGCGCGGCGCGCCTGCGCGAGGCCGGCGACCGGGCGTTGGCGGGCTTTCTCGCCGGCGAGGTCGGCCGCACACGTCAGGTCCTCATCGAGGCGGGCGGCCGAGGCCACACCGAGCATTTCGCGCCGGTGCGGCTCGCGGGCGGGGAAGGGCAGCCGGGCACCGTGCGCCCGGTGGTCGGCCGACGCGTCGAGGACGGTTGCCTGGTCGGAGACCTCGTTTCATGA
- the ffh gene encoding signal recognition particle protein yields the protein MFDTLSSRLGDVFERLKRKGRLSEEDVAAALREVRIALLEADVALPVVKDFVAGVRERAVGSEVIRSVTPGQMVVKIVHDRLVELLGGSTDEIRLGTAPSALLMVGLQGSGKTTSSAKIAARLGKRERKRVLLASLDVRRPAAQEQLAVLAGQAGVDSLPIVSGQAPLAIARRAMETGRREGYDVVILDTAGRLQIDEELMAEAAAVREAVRPDETLLVADALTGQEAVNIAKAFHERLGVTGIVLTRMDGDARGGAALSMRAVTGQPIKLVGVGERIDAIEPFHPERVASRILGMGDVVSLVERAAETIDKTEAEKLARKMQKGSFDLDDYASQLKQMNKMGGVGGLLGMLPGIGKMKTQIAKANVDESVFKRQAAIIGSMTKTERKNAKLLNASRKRRIAAGSGTSVPEINRLLRQYMEMQGMMKRVKKMGGPAQMQKMLAGGRGLPPGFLPPR from the coding sequence ATGTTCGATACGCTTTCCAGTCGCCTAGGCGACGTGTTCGAGCGCCTCAAGCGCAAGGGACGCCTGTCCGAGGAGGACGTGGCGGCCGCTTTGCGCGAGGTGCGGATCGCACTGCTGGAAGCCGACGTCGCCCTGCCGGTGGTCAAGGATTTCGTCGCCGGCGTGCGCGAGCGCGCCGTCGGTTCCGAGGTGATCCGCAGCGTCACGCCCGGCCAGATGGTCGTCAAGATCGTGCACGACCGGCTGGTCGAGCTCCTGGGCGGTAGCACGGACGAGATCCGCCTGGGCACCGCGCCCTCCGCCCTCCTGATGGTCGGCCTGCAGGGCTCGGGCAAGACGACGAGCTCGGCCAAGATCGCGGCGCGGCTCGGCAAGCGCGAACGCAAGCGTGTCCTGCTCGCCTCGCTCGACGTGCGCCGCCCGGCCGCGCAGGAGCAGCTGGCGGTGCTGGCCGGCCAGGCGGGCGTCGACAGCCTGCCGATCGTGTCCGGCCAGGCCCCCCTCGCGATCGCCAGGCGGGCGATGGAGACGGGCCGGCGCGAGGGCTACGACGTCGTCATCCTCGACACCGCCGGCCGGCTGCAGATCGACGAGGAGCTGATGGCCGAGGCCGCGGCCGTGCGCGAGGCGGTCCGTCCGGACGAGACGCTCCTGGTCGCCGACGCCCTGACCGGCCAGGAAGCGGTCAACATCGCCAAGGCGTTCCATGAGCGGCTGGGCGTCACCGGCATCGTGCTGACCCGCATGGACGGCGATGCCCGCGGCGGCGCTGCCCTCTCCATGCGCGCCGTCACGGGCCAGCCGATCAAGCTGGTCGGCGTGGGCGAGCGGATCGACGCGATCGAGCCGTTCCATCCCGAGCGCGTCGCCTCGCGCATCCTCGGCATGGGCGACGTCGTGTCCCTGGTCGAGCGCGCCGCCGAGACCATCGACAAGACCGAGGCCGAGAAGCTGGCCCGCAAGATGCAGAAGGGCAGCTTCGACCTCGACGACTACGCCAGCCAGCTCAAGCAGATGAACAAGATGGGCGGCGTCGGCGGCCTGCTCGGCATGCTGCCCGGCATCGGCAAGATGAAGACGCAGATCGCCAAGGCCAATGTCGACGAGAGCGTCTTCAAGCGCCAGGCCGCGATCATCGGCTCGATGACCAAGACCGAGCGCAAGAACGCCAAGCTGCTCAACGCCTCGCGCAAGCGGCGGATCGCCGCCGGCTCGGGCACCAGCGTGCCTGAGATCAACCGCCTGCTTCGCCAGTACATGGAGATGCAGGGCATGATGAAGCGCGTGAAGAAGATGGGCGGCCCGGCTCAGATGCAGAAGATGCTGGCGGGTGGCCGAGGGCTTCCGCCCGGTTTCCTCCCGCCCCGCTAG